The DNA region TTTCAAGCCAGAGAAGAGGTCTTCGTCTGGGAGGTGAATGAGACACACAAGCAAATTtaggaaacaaaaacacacagacaaatgttaACACTTTCCACAGCACAATATTACCAACTAAATTACCGAAAGACAtctgttagcatgttagcaagcTTATAGCAATGTCAATAAGGCTCTTTTTTGGGGTGGTATTTACAAGGTGTTGGAATGCCTTACTTGGTAGCTACACTTCATGGAACAAACCAAGACATAGCCGCTTTCACTACAGAGCAGTAGACTGCACACACGCTTTCACGCGTTCCCTTACTTTTATGTGTATGATGACTGCCGTCATGGAGTCCCTCGGCTTCCTCCTCTTCCGCCACATCTTTCCTGTCTAGTACTTTGAAGACTCCATCTGGTCCGAGTTTGCGTCTGCAGTCTTCTAGGCTCACTGACAGGGTCTTCACTGAGCGTTGTAGTGATGGCCTTGCTCTGTTCCTGCCCAAGCTTGAGGACTGGGTGAGGGTGGGATCCAGGACGCGGGAAAGTAAAACGAAGGGCTGGTCGACACACACCTAAAAAGGTTTTAGAGAGAGAATTGGAATGGCTCTTTGTTGACATGCACGACAGATTTGAGGACAGACCGAGCGAAGGTTAGTAtggctatacactaatccagcgcaaactttatgggcgctgccatcttgaatattgccattactgcgtgcctgcgagtgtgacgagtgacacttgcctgtgcttttcaatgaaagcatcctgtcagagaaagtctaacaagagatcctgctcatgaaagaaaatgtcaggtgaaagggaacattggataaattatgtcagactgtggccaaaacttaccaatgaaggtaatttatgaacaacataaggtattaagacgtgtatcaatgacagctaacctctgcaacaaccgcctatggaaccaacgggctaatttcttagcagccagccacTCAGTAATGGCGGCGCTGCGTTACTTCctgtgtttcgctggattagtgtattcCTGTATCCGAGGTGACAATGGAGTGGCAATAAACCAATTGTCGGTCGTTGATATGACCACTGCTCCGCACACTGCTGTAAACTCCACTGAGAAGTCAGATGCCTACTCAATTACAGGCATATATCATGTCATGGTAATCTAAGTTATTCCTAACATGTAACAGTTTTTGTCGACACTCAAAGCAAATGCCAAGCAAATATCTCGAGATTCCTGGGCcgtgtttcccagattcgttaagaaggtCTTAagcgctaagaacttcttaggaacgctctaagaacattctaagaacgctgctaagaagttcttagcacttaagaccTTCTTAACGTATCTGGTAAACGCGGCCCTGAGCTGTCCATCCTCTCCGTACATCgtacttcttaggagcgttcttagagcgctcctaagaagttcttagcacttaagagcttcttaccGAATCTGGGAAATCCGGCTAATGTTGtcagttgctttggacaaaacaaaAGCGTCAGCTATGAATCATACACACATCATTCAGCAACGCCTACTGTCCCCATAAAATCTTACCTAAAACCTCAATTGCCTTTAAAATAACTACACTTTGGAAGTTAATCTCAACTTCACAAAAGCACTTTTCTAAACTATACACTCAACAGTTCATCACAAATCATGTTTGGACCTTCACTTTTGACAATCAGCACACAAAATAATTACTGTAAAAACCCACGTCATTGCTTCTTGCACGCCAAGACAGGGGCCAGTTCTCCGACATGATTGGTAGGATGTGTGGCAAAACATTCGGACTCCTTGCCAACCCCTCTGTGATGTCATTGCAGGATGGGTCTGTGGGACTGACCCTTGTTCTACAGGACAGGTCTGCAGATGGTGAGTCTCTGCATACCTACAGTAGGAGACGTACACGAAAAAAAGATTAAGAGTACTCAAATGTCATTCATGAATTTAAAACAACAGTAAAACAACTGTAAAAGAGTACGGATTACCATGGTCTTGGCTTCAATTTTGGCCCGGACATGGCGGGATTTTAAAGATTGTGGTTTCTGGTGCTTCCTATAAGGAAAATTATGTTTAAAGGTCAAAACTACTTAAATATAAACATCAGTAATCTCAATGAAAAATAAAGTATCTTATTTTTATGAGTGAAAACTAGGTGTGGTGGTAAAGTCCTCTTGACAAGGACATAAGGACCACCTATAACTTCTCTCATGAATGACACAAACATTCTGGCCTTTGTGGGTGGCGAAAGGTATCAAATCGCCATAGAGATAGTACACTGGGGCTGGCTATTATATCTCTCCTCTCAAATGTTGCTCTTCTTTAGCGTCagtataaatgaatgaatgtaaggTGTACGTCACTTCAGGAAATACTAGTCAGTGATGGAAGTTAAGTAAAAAATAATCGTTTGTAGGGCCTATACATTcattgtgatgtgtgatatttgtagtttcttaggtctcatttcatcgaaccacAGAtatgctacccgatctggtaaagttacacaGTGCGtttatagccaatagagggctGCAACGTGAACGCAGAAGTGTCGTTCATCCTGTTACCCTGTTAGTTTTGCTTTAAGCAATTGACCAAAGTTAAGTTCCTGTTTCAAAGTCAGCAGTCCTTTCAAATCAAATAAACCTTGTCAGTCAATCTGCAACCTATCTTTTAGTCCACAAAGCTTACACAACTTACATTTATAGCCTGCTATACAACTTGCCTGGAGGTCAGAATTTAATCAATAAGACAATAGATCCTAAAACCCAGCAATAAAACAGTGCATATCAACTCATACTAAAGGTGATCTTTTTCAGCAGCTACCAGTGCACCTCAGACAACATGGCAGAGGTTTGAGTGGTCTGTGACTTAAGCTTAGTGTcaaagggtgcctctcattcagcttttatacatcctccctccctcctccggcctcaatcctcactgatgtacattaagaatgatggggcggcaacaatgggatagtctgtccagttttagttatagatcagtgggaacgcccctcaaggatcgagcatcgaggatcgaggagagatgttgagaggcacccaaaaGAATGAGCCCACTCAGTTGCAACAGTTACCAGTTCAGTTGCCTGATACTCAGATGTTCAGCACATGCAGTTCCCTCTCTGTCATCTATCCACCACAAAAGTGGAGCTCTAgcttaaggtgaccagatgacCAGGGACCAataccggggacataatcccaaaaatgtggacaAAATGGGACATTTTCAATTTAACCACTAAtctaattgaaatacatacatgttgtatccttaaaaaaaaaaaaaaaaaaaacggggacatgggtagtttttctgtgttttcatgaGGACAGGCAACAAAAAATGGGGAATGTCCCCTGAAAACGGGGACGTCTGATCACCCTACTCTAGCTCAATCCACAATCAATGATAGTTAATCACAGTGATTTCATCCCAAGACACATGAGTAACATTATGCTCTTGAACATAATACCTTTTCTCGAAAGCCAGCTGCTCCTGTAGTGTCCTCACCTCATTCCTCAGAGCTGAGATAGTCTATTGTGCATCACACGAAACAGGATTTTACACATCTGATCAAAAGATTCAAGTTACAGACAGAATAAATTCATGAATTGCTGGGCACCAATACctcttgtgcatgtgtgagtttgttgtcCTTCTCGTCCAGTCTCTTCTGCAAGTCTTCCACCTGTAATCTGAGCAGCAGATTGAACTCCATCTGATCACTCAGCGACTGTTTGGAATCCGCTCTCCCTTGCCGCTGCTCCAGCAGCAAGGCATGCCCCTTACACTTTGGATCATGCAAAATGAATGTAAACAATACAAACTGATGTTAACAAAGGACCACAGTAACAACCGAAACAAACATCAAAACTTCAACAAAAACACGTAGCTATAGTATATtgcactgtatgtgttattGTTCGTCCGATATCGACCAAGTTCTCTGGTTCCGAGACGTTATGCTATGGAAAAGTAATGCaagttactgtatgtccatcCAGCCAGCCGCGAAGAAGCTAATGCTGTTTGTTTTGATAGATGTAACACCACAATGTTACTTACGGCGTCCATGATCGACTCATATGGCAGCGGTGATCATTTGCTACCGTTAAAAGATAGTGAATCCCCGCCGCTCAACACATGTCACTTTCGAATCAACTACGacaatttcaaaacaaaaactTTGGTCAAAGTCTCCGCCATTGACATTTACACAAACTTCGACCAACGGCCGTGTGCCATCTTCTTCTTCGGAGTTAATTGTTTGGCAAGTCTATTAACCATACTTCGTTGGCGCTCCCACATGGCAAAGAGTAGCACTGCAGGGTTGACGGCACATCTTTCTATGTAAAAAGAGGAGCGTGAGGCATCAATGTTCCAGGTGCCTTAGCTTAGAACCTCCAGCAGAGGGAGCCAGAGGGCaaccctgaaacacacacagtttatgagTTATGAGTTATGAGTTTGTGATTGGTGATCTTGAATGCCAATTTTCTTCTTTGATTGCCGGGCTACCTGTAACGTGGTTGTTTTGTTTAAGTCTATGCAGATTGTGAGGTGAATTGTGAAGAAAGAAGGGGAAAGGCCATAGATATATCTATGGGAAAGGCCGCCACACTACATTTTGCGTTTTCAGAATAAGAATCAGAATTTTCACAACATTTTAAGATTGTTTTCTAAATGTAATTGTCTACTTCGGTTTTTCCGTGGCTAGTGTATTTTCTCCTGATGTGGGTTTTCAGATTGCTGTGATTGCACCTGCACACTCCATCCACAGGGTGGCGATGATGTGTTATTGATACCAACGAAGAAGACCACAAGTAAGCTACCCTGAAACTGCCTTGGCTAGCAACAAGCTAAGTTTAGTGACCAACGTTGTTAGAACATGTACATTGTACATTTTGTGATGGcgcactacagtacagtacagtatagtatagtagaGTAGGTGTTATCTTTTAACATGAGTGGTGGCATCAAATAGCTGACGTAAATCAACAGTTTACGCACGGTGAGTTAACATTAAGCTATCTTCAGTGCTATTgttgtcctccctccctcactctgtgAACATTAGTCTAAATATTGTGTCTAACTTGcccgtatacacatacacatacaccattTCGCCGAAGAAGCTTTGGAGCTTACTGTAGCATTATATTGAGGTGATGTGAAGTACTAGACACTGACTGTCCCTAAAATGTAGCATCATTTGCTCACACGACGACATCAACTTACTATCAATTGCAGAACTATTGAAAGCTAGAGATGAGAGAATAGGGCttgggatcatgacgtgaaaactttgcgggcacagccatattggcagcatcactccttagtttactatggattactatggatttactcccgcctaattagtgtgttcctgttacttagtttttgccttcttggtcgtatgctgctgtgtagtggggtgtaacagcgcaacccacgatcgcaagaggaaaagatcAGCTAAttctatatttctgcttcttgtcttctgcatctgaatgagtGGATATtgcgttcggtgcgctaccaacatggcggcaatattcctagaatgcaaggcgtgtgatagcctgactctcgccagacccttgtagtcccgccatgctccaccagaggcgtttcgctgagctacacacaagggtctgggctcaagggcaatccaaactccttccagggagcaaaaaatgatgaaccaatcaggagcgccgaagcaagtgtttgattcaaacaacaatggcggcacgcagtgaggagtcttgtgctgacattgattatGCTATTTCAACCATTTGTCGAATCTattgagtattcattctttaaaagatgaacagagaatggttttaacatttattggtggcaaggatgttttcactcttcttctgaccgggtcattcaagataacggacaagtggtttatcaaatcacatgcaaggatgttttacaaggccccgccttaagaaatacatctcctatcgacaagtcccagatccttgtgagaagctcagcgaactacaaggatctggcgagagtcaggttaggcGTGTGCCCGAACCCTATAAGGCCATGTTACAGTTAGGGAGACTATCATCTGTGTGCCAGAACGATTAAATGTATCCATTTATAAAGTGTTCGCTGTTTATTTCCCCAACCACTGCACAGGTTTCAATACTGTGAAGAGGATTGAGCGCTCAGTAACTAAGAATCTTTGCTGCAAATACATAAGCAGTGGGCCATTGACTTCACGTCTCCAAGTTCTCCCGACTCGCCATGAGTGCCTCCGTCTTCTTCACCCCAGCCCAAGAAGACGATCAGATATGGATAGATGGAAGACTGAGGACGGGTGGCGAGGAAGACCGTAGCGCTTCGGCTCTCACTGGTGACGAGGCCCGAGACTTCTACCGAAGCCTTCTGGCGGAAAAAGAGCAGGGCCAGGAAGCAAGAGGAGAACCCTCAGGCAAAAGAGGCAAGACAACCAAGGGATcaagggagcagaggaggagagctggTCCACATCACAGGAGGGgtgaggaaagaagaggaggaggaggaagagcagcagcagcaggaggtggCAGCggaacgagaggaggaggaggaggaggaggaggaggaggaggcgacgAAGGGGGACGAAGGGGGGCGCAACCGCCCCAGGGCTCCTCCAGCGGCGACAAGGACGGACACCGGCTCCTCCGCGTGGCCCAGGAAGGGGACCTCGCCGCCTTGCGCAAACTTCTCAAGGGCCCGCGCCCGCGGGCGGACGTCAACTTCCACGACGGGTTCTACTGGACGGCGGTGATGTGCGCCAGCCACGCGGGCCGGGCGGAGGCCGTGACGCTGCTGCTGGAGCACGGGGCGTCCTGGGTGGGCATGGTGGACACGCAGGGGCGGGACGCACGCGACCTCGCCGAGCGGGCCGGCCACGACGACGTGGTGAGAGTGCTGGACAGACACGGCGCGGCAGGCGCGGCAGGCTCGGGCAACGGCGAGAGGTCGGCAGGAGCCAGGTAAGGGGGGGGCGGTCACTAGTgattcaccaccaccacatattcatgggtttttcaccaggtccctttccacaggtgtagaaACTCAAGCACCTTCAGTGGATTACGAAAGCAGActtcatggtgcttgattaacccgcctgtggaaagggacctgatgaaacccatgaatacgtacagtacacagacaacacagacacacagagaatgtaAATGAATGCAAATGTGTAAATATACTaaattcctttttttctctctccaatcCTCTTTATCTCCACCACCCAATAtctgccctccctctccaaCACCCACATCAtctgccctccctctccaaCACCCACATcatctgccctccctctctctcccctcatatATGTCTGctattaacccccccccccccccccctggtccCTTTGCCTGACACCCCCGTTACCCACGTgttgtatcccccccccccccccccccaatccagCATCCAGCAGCCCCCCCAGTGGTGCTCGGTGTGCGAGAGCCTGTACAGCGGGTCTGAGGCGCAGCACCAGAGCTCCACGCTGCACCAGTTCAACCGGGGACGCCTCAGCCAGCCGGCCGCGCCGCACTACTGCCTCCCCCCGACCAACGCCGGCTACCGCATGATGCTCCGCAGCGGCTGGAACCCTGGAGCCGGCCTGGGGCCAGAGGGACAGGTACCGTGTACTTTATATACTCGTTTACACACGTTTATTTACACGTCAGTTTGCACTTTTATTTAGATAGAATAGACTGACAGTATTTACAAATCAGTctatacttttatttatatagaatATCATTGATATACTTCTTTACACATCAGCTTATACGTTTATTTAGATAAGATATTCTAATTTGCACATCAGTttatacttttatttatataaaatATACTTATTTACACATCAGTttatacttttatttatatagaatATCATTCTTTACACATCAGCTTATACGCTTATTTAGATGAGATATTCTAATTTGCACATCAGTTTATACTGTTATTTATATAAAATATACTTATTTACACATCAGTttatacttttatttatatagaatATAATTTATATACTTCACTCTATACAGGACTTTCATACAAGTGCTTATATATGTTATTATACTAGAGGGGTAGGTAAGGCAGGCTTGGTCAGAGTCAATATGGCTTTAGCTAGAAATGTGCAAACATATAAATGTATACTTTATTTATATAAAATATACTTatttacacacagcatacaaTTCTATAGAGTACTTTCATATAAGTATTAATGTATGTTATTATACAGGTAAGGCAGGCTGGGCCAAAGTCTATTATGTTTATCAGTTAAGGGTGTCAGATGTCTATGGATGCCCATTTCTGCCACCTAGTGGAGAAAAAGTCTGGGAAATTTATTTCAGAATTATGAGATTAAAACACAAAATTATGGGTTAAGAATCTCATAATTATAGCTTAATATCTCATATCATAATTAGGAGATATTCAATTAAAAAATAGCTAATATAATGactattatatatttattagtATCTCATAATTATCACTTGATAATAAAATAATGGCTTCAGACTGATAATAAGCATCTttaatccccccctcccccacccccccacccccacaaaaTCAAACAGGGACCAAAACAGCCAGTCCGCACCATACTGAAGCGGGACCAGGCCGGATTGGGGTACGGACCAACCCCTCGGCCCAAAGTGACACACTTTCAGGCGAAGGACGCTCACGCGGTGGAGCGGCCGACTAAGTCGACGGAGAGACGAGAGAAGGGGACGACACTCAACGCCAAGGctctgaagaggagagaggacagacagaggaCCTGGGAGAGAGACTTTCGGACTTCGTTTAATTATGACCTGTGACTAGGAAACGAGTGTGTTGTTGTTACGAGGAGCGAGCAGCCAGATAACTCAGACCGAAAAAATCTAAATTGGACTTCTGCAGACAGCGTTTGAGAATGAGTCAACCGATGAACAGAGCTGTGATGAGATGAGCACATTATTGGAGAAATACCTTTTGATTAATATTTATATAAGTTTTATGTATTgggcttttgtttttttgtgaaatATACTGACTTTTTGTCAAAATGTGTGGTTGTTTGCTTATGCACACATTGTGTTATTTGTCAATAGAGATGAACATGTTGACTAGTTTAAATGACCGAAATGTATTCTGTAGACACTCTCCTCTAAGGGCATGTGGAGGCAAGCCTCCAGTCTgtattacatcatcactggtGTTGCATAACCATGTGCCAGCTACTGTGTACAGAGGTTCCTCAGgtcgtaaatgtgtgtgtgtctgtgtgtgtgtctgtgtgtgtgtctgtgtgtgtgtctgtgtgtgtgtttgtgtgttggaatgtgcttgtgtgtgtgtgtgtgtgtgtgtgtgtgtgtgtgtgtgtgtgtgtgtgtgtgtgtgtgtgtgtgtgtgtgtgtgtgtgtgtgtgtgtgtgtgtgtgtgtgtgtgtgtgtgtgtgtgtgtgtgtgtgtgtgtgtgtgtctgtgtgtgtgtttgtgtgttggaatgtgcttgtgtgtgtgtgtgtgtgtgtgtgtgtgtgtgtgtgtgtgtgtgtgtgtgtgtgtgtgtgtgtgtgtgtgtgtgtgtgtgtgtgtgtgtgtgtgtgtgtgtgtgtgtgttggaatgtgCTGATATGTGCATGCCTGGCTTCACACCTGGGTCCAGAGCCACACTGACTGTCATTGGTCAGAATCTGCCTGGTCATCGGCAGTGTGCAGCCTGTTTAGGCCTGGTATTCAGAGAAGGATTGGTAGTGTGCAGCCTATTTAGGCTAGTATTCAGAGAAGGATTGGTAGTGTGCAGCCTATTTGGGCTAGTGGTCAGAGAAGGATCGGTAGTGTGCAGCCTATTTAGGCTAGTGTT from Sardina pilchardus chromosome 1, fSarPil1.1, whole genome shotgun sequence includes:
- the gpank1 gene encoding G patch domain and ankyrin repeat-containing protein 1; translation: MSASVFFTPAQEDDQIWIDGRLRTGGEEDRSASALTGDEARDFYRSLLAEKEQGQEARGEPSGKRGKTTKGSREQRRRAGPHHRRGEERRGGGGRAAAAGGGSGTRGGGGGGGGGGGDEGGRRGAQPPQGSSSGDKDGHRLLRVAQEGDLAALRKLLKGPRPRADVNFHDGFYWTAVMCASHAGRAEAVTLLLEHGASWVGMVDTQGRDARDLAERAGHDDVVRVLDRHGAAGAAGSGNGERSAGASIQQPPQWCSVCESLYSGSEAQHQSSTLHQFNRGRLSQPAAPHYCLPPTNAGYRMMLRSGWNPGAGLGPEGQGPKQPVRTILKRDQAGLGYGPTPRPKVTHFQAKDAHAVERPTKSTERREKGTTLNAKALKRREDRQRTWERDFRTSFNYDL